A region of Clostridium acetobutylicum ATCC 824 DNA encodes the following proteins:
- a CDS encoding response regulator transcription factor: MDNIKVVIVDDEKLVVDGLKIILETYEDIKVVGTAKNGEEALRVCRQSSPDVVLMDIRMPKCDGVLGTKLIKKEFKDIKILILTTFNDVKYIHEALKYGASGYILKDSDYELIYEGIKAAFKGNVVINPEVASKILSENGEYNKEQALEEVKTKYDLSDKEINIVREIASGLSNKEIAEKLFLSEGTIKNNISIIFSKLNLRDRTQVTIFAFKNNIVT; encoded by the coding sequence ATGGATAATATTAAGGTCGTAATTGTAGATGATGAGAAATTAGTAGTTGATGGATTAAAGATAATACTTGAAACCTATGAAGATATAAAAGTTGTTGGAACTGCTAAGAATGGAGAAGAGGCACTTAGGGTTTGTAGACAAAGTAGTCCTGATGTTGTTTTAATGGATATAAGGATGCCTAAATGTGATGGAGTTTTGGGTACTAAGCTTATAAAGAAGGAATTTAAGGATATAAAGATTTTGATCCTAACAACTTTTAATGATGTTAAATATATTCATGAAGCACTTAAGTATGGGGCATCAGGATATATACTAAAAGATAGTGATTATGAGCTTATTTATGAAGGCATAAAAGCAGCTTTTAAAGGAAATGTAGTAATTAATCCAGAGGTTGCATCAAAAATATTAAGTGAAAATGGAGAATACAATAAAGAGCAAGCATTAGAAGAGGTTAAGACTAAATATGATTTGAGTGACAAGGAAATAAATATAGTAAGAGAAATTGCTAGTGGATTATCTAATAAGGAGATAGCAGAGAAACTTTTTCTTTCTGAAGGAACCATAAAGAATAATATAAGCATTATATTTTCTAAATTGAATTTAAGGGATAGAACACAGGTAACAATATTTGCCTTTAAAAATAACATAGTGACTTAA
- a CDS encoding ABC transporter ATP-binding protein, whose protein sequence is MVEVKNVTKRFNDKLVLDNISFEVKKGDIFGFIGPNGAGKSTLINIMTGLLSPNSGDIELGGHSILKEPVEAKRLIGLVPQQLALMEDFSAYDNLRYFGSFYGMYGKKLRERIHEVLEVTGLLYRKNEKVKKFSGGMKRRLNLAVAIIHNPKILIMDEPTVGVDPQSRNCIFEYIKKVNKEENTTVIYTSHYMEEVELICKNIFILDSGKEVARGSKTEIKALSNMNGTIQLKVDTFDEKFLLRLKEISGVRNVFVEDGTIKILIDEWKFQIRNLLEAAVKENIEIIDFNKSEVSLEEVFLSLTGKKLRD, encoded by the coding sequence ATGGTTGAGGTAAAAAATGTTACTAAAAGATTTAATGATAAATTAGTTCTTGATAATATCTCCTTTGAGGTGAAAAAGGGAGATATTTTTGGTTTTATAGGTCCTAATGGAGCAGGAAAATCAACACTTATAAATATAATGACAGGACTTTTAAGTCCAAACAGTGGTGATATTGAGCTTGGAGGTCATTCTATTTTGAAGGAGCCTGTGGAAGCAAAAAGACTAATAGGACTTGTACCGCAACAATTAGCCTTAATGGAGGATTTTTCGGCTTATGATAATCTTAGGTATTTTGGTTCTTTTTATGGTATGTATGGAAAAAAACTTAGAGAAAGAATACATGAAGTGCTTGAGGTTACAGGATTATTATATAGAAAAAATGAGAAGGTTAAAAAGTTTTCCGGAGGAATGAAGAGAAGACTTAATCTTGCAGTGGCTATAATACATAATCCTAAGATTCTTATAATGGATGAGCCTACAGTTGGAGTAGATCCACAGTCGAGAAACTGCATTTTTGAATATATAAAGAAGGTTAATAAAGAAGAAAATACAACGGTTATTTATACATCGCATTATATGGAAGAAGTCGAGTTAATCTGTAAAAATATATTTATATTAGATTCCGGAAAAGAAGTAGCAAGAGGTTCTAAGACTGAAATAAAAGCACTTTCAAATATGAATGGAACAATACAACTTAAAGTTGATACTTTCGATGAAAAATTTCTTTTGAGGTTAAAAGAAATTTCAGGTGTGAGAAATGTATTTGTGGAGGATGGTACAATAAAAATTTTAATAGATGAATGGAAATTTCAGATTAGGAATTTACTAGAGGCAGCAGTAAAAGAGAATATAGAAATAATTGATTTTAACAAAAGCGAAGTTTCATTAGAAGAAGTATTTCTTTCTCTTACAGGGAAAAAGTTAAGGGATTAG
- a CDS encoding sensor histidine kinase encodes MDNKKLFVFIKYFTLVFMIVGIIFGGKEFNAQNITLMLILIINHQLRTFSLNKYIHKIISFILEIVLVVICNFWISGYLFTYLILLAIDANVMFKKFLASTFNVVIILIGVYFSFNYSLNYKIMNLGVSIIIIAVFYFNKYENEKKIEAQDLYDRLRISEEKLKKANRDLEMYASSVEELTLLRERNRISREIHDSVGHSLSTMVIQLGAIEKIIRKAPEKAELLTKNLRKFTQKSLDEVRAAVRAIKPKEFEEYEGILSIEELISNFKKMANIDVRLAFTKEKWSLNSDQSFVLYRIVQEFLSNSARHGRASRVDVIMAFSEKNLLVTLKDNGQGCQSIIEGVGMKSMRERVKELGGYFEYKTAPYEGFTVKIELAKREKLKVYSGGENNG; translated from the coding sequence ATGGATAATAAGAAATTGTTTGTATTTATAAAGTACTTTACACTAGTTTTTATGATTGTTGGAATTATTTTTGGAGGGAAGGAATTTAATGCACAGAATATTACATTAATGCTTATACTTATAATAAATCATCAGTTAAGAACCTTCTCTTTAAATAAGTATATTCATAAAATTATATCTTTTATTCTTGAGATAGTTCTTGTTGTCATATGTAATTTTTGGATTTCAGGATATCTATTTACATATTTAATATTGCTAGCTATAGATGCTAATGTAATGTTTAAGAAATTTTTAGCTTCTACCTTTAATGTTGTGATAATTTTAATTGGTGTTTATTTTTCTTTCAATTATAGTTTGAACTATAAGATAATGAATCTTGGTGTTTCAATTATTATTATAGCTGTATTTTATTTCAATAAATATGAAAATGAGAAGAAAATTGAAGCTCAAGATCTTTATGACAGATTAAGAATATCAGAAGAAAAGCTTAAAAAGGCTAATAGGGACTTAGAGATGTATGCTTCTTCTGTTGAAGAGTTAACGCTTTTAAGAGAGCGAAATAGAATTTCCAGAGAAATACATGATAGTGTAGGACATTCATTATCTACAATGGTTATTCAGCTTGGAGCCATTGAGAAGATTATAAGGAAGGCTCCAGAGAAGGCAGAGCTTCTTACAAAAAACTTAAGAAAGTTTACTCAAAAAAGTCTTGATGAAGTTAGAGCAGCTGTAAGAGCAATAAAACCTAAGGAATTCGAAGAATATGAGGGGATATTAAGTATTGAGGAACTTATAAGTAATTTCAAAAAGATGGCCAACATAGATGTCAGATTAGCTTTTACAAAAGAAAAATGGTCACTAAATTCTGATCAATCATTTGTACTATATAGGATAGTTCAGGAGTTCTTGTCTAATAGTGCAAGGCATGGAAGGGCATCTAGGGTTGATGTAATAATGGCATTTAGTGAAAAAAATTTACTTGTTACATTAAAAGATAATGGACAAGGATGCCAGAGTATTATTGAAGGAGTAGGTATGAAAAGTATGAGAGAAAGGGTAAAGGAGCTTGGAGGATATTTTGAATATAAGACTGCACCTTATGAAGGATTTACTGTAAAAATAGAGCTAGCTAAAAGAGAAAAACTTAAAGTATATTCTGGAGGCGAAAATAATGGATAA